From the Oncorhynchus nerka isolate Pitt River linkage group LG20, Oner_Uvic_2.0, whole genome shotgun sequence genome, one window contains:
- the LOC115102108 gene encoding cadherin-like protein 26 isoform X2, with protein sequence MGKLSLLQLIVSIMVALALAHDAGNYTMNKREKRELLVRSKRRWVLSTIELVEEDPGPFPKIATQMFNDRTPMLINNYQFRISGTGVTEEPMGVFSIGETDGVVSVHKPIDRETYPFFHINFDIMDKETGNPVDRTLGFDVAIKDINDNEPYFENLVTKASVKESLPEGYLPVPLIVKDRDEANTENSAISLRVLSQEPAEPQINLKQVEGTKMSQLTFTGCFDYDKVKMYKVTVEAKDHGKPALSSTAVVNLHIIDSNTHQPVFKNKTYNTQVMEMESNREILRVAVTDADTPNTPAWRAVYSIVKGNEEGNYKIETDPKTNEGILTVIKGKDFEKTTVTNVEIAVENEEPLFVCGSGGPNSPKTLTAPPQRVNVAVKVIDVNDPPEFDKKVVDVYVKEEEVTGKVLYTPKVTDVDSDVGQIRYELVKDPAGWVTIDNKTGAVTTVKKMDRESPHVNKDNIYTILIHAIDDGKPPATATGTILVHLGDINDNIPSLVEKELVMCGNKVIVPVEDKDKPPFGCPCSFSLGVDNGDKTLKSHWKLDPANGMEAGLVSLKTLPYGNYTVPLVILDQQSQEAHDIVQVIVCDCGKGDKCRASLPRSSSLGPAAIGLLLAGLLLLLLLLLFLLLCQCGGKTFTHLPLNLQEEGNQTLIKYNEEAGGSACKGEPMLILTPTTPNREVIDGMKQATPGIPVELCESL encoded by the exons GTCTCAATCATGGTTGCATTAGCACTGGCACACGATGCTGGCAACTATACAATGAACAAGCGGGAAAAGCGG GAGCTGCTGGTGCGTTCCAAAAGAAGGTGGGTCCTGTCCACCATTGAGCTAGTGGAGGAGGACCCTGGACCTTTTCCCAAGATAGCCACACAG ATGTTCAACGATAGAACACCAATGCTCATAAACAACTACCAGTTCCGTATAAGTGGAACCGGAGTGACCGAGGAACCGATGGGCGTGTTCTCCATCGGCGAAACGGACGGAGTGGTTTCTGTACACAAGCCCATCGACAGGGAGACATACCCCTTCTTTCAC ATTAATTTTGACATCATGGACAAGGAGACTGGTAATCCCGTGGACAGGACTCTGGGGTTCGACGTGGCGATTAAGGACATCAATGACAATGAGCCTTACTTTGAGAACCTTGTCACGAAAGCCAGTGTGAAAGAAAGTTTACCAGAGG GCTATCTGCCAGTGCCTCTGATAGTCAAGGACAGGGATGAGGCGAACACAGAGAACTCCGCCATCAGTTTAAGGGTGTTGTCTCAGGAGCCAGCTGAGCCCCAGATCAACTTGAAGCAGGTGGAGGGCACCAAGATGAGCCAGCTCACCTTCACCGGCTGCTTCGACTACGAC AAAGTAAAGATGTATAAAGTGACTGTTGAAGCTAAGGATCATGGGAAACCAGCCCTGTCCTCAACTGCAGTGGTCAACCTCCACATAATAGACTCCAACACTCACCAGCCAGTGTTCAAAAACAAGACT TACAATACTCAGGTTATGGAGATGGAGTCCAATAGGGAGATACTCCGAGTGGCTGTGACTGACGCAGACACCCCCAACACTCCCGCATGGCGGGCTGTTTACTCCATTGTGAAGGGGAACGAGGAAGGGAACTATAAGATTGAGACCGACCCCAAGACCAACGAGGGTATACTGACTGTCATCAAG GGGAAGGATTTTGAGAAGACGACGGTGACCAATGTGGAGATCGCCGTGGAGAACGAGgagcctctgtttgtgtgtggctcAGGAGGGCCCAACTCCCCTAAAACCCTGACCGCGCCCCCCCAGAGAGTGAACGTGGCGGTGAAGGTGATTGACGTGAACGACCCCCCGGAGTTTGACAAAAAGGTGGTAGACGTGTacgtgaaggaggaggaggtgacagGGAAGGTGCTGTACACGCCCAAGGTCACTGACGTTGACTCAGATGTGGGACAAATCAG GTATGAGTTAGTTAAGGACCCAGCAGGCTGGGTCACCATAGATAACAAGACAGGAGCGGTTACCACAGTGAAGAAGATGGACCGGGAGTCACCTCACGTCAACAAAGACAACATATACACTATCCTAATCCATGCCATAGATGACG GCAAACCTCCTGCCACAGCTACAGGCACCATTCTGGTTCACCTGGGGGATATCAATGATAACATACCCTCTTTGGTGGAGAAGGAGCTGGTCATGTGTGGTAATAAAGTGATTGTGCCAGTAGAAGACAAGGACAAACCTCCCTTTGGATGCCCATGTTCCTTCTCCCTGGGAGTGGACAATGGAGACAAAACACTGAAGAGCCACTGGAAACTGGACCCTGCCAATG GTATGGAGGCGGGTCTGGTCAGTCTGAAGACCCTGCCGTACGGTAACTACACGGTGCCTCTGGTGATCCTCGACCAGCAAAGCCAGGAGGCACATGACATTGTCCAGGTGATAGTGTGTGACTGTGGGAAAGGAGACAAGTGTAGAGCCTCTCTCCCCCGGAGCTCTAGCCTGGGCCCTGCCGCTATAGGACTGCTGCTGGCTGGACTGCTGCTCCTCTTAC TGCTACTGCTTTTCCTCCTGCTGTGTCAGTGTGGCGGTAAGACGTTCACACACCTCCCCCTCAACCTGCAAGAAGAGGGCAACCAGACTCTCATCAAATACAACGAGGAGGCAGGGGGCAGTGCATGCAAG GGTGAGCCCATGTTGATCCTGACCCCTACCACTCCTAACAGGGAGGTGATAGATGGAATGAAGCAGGCCACCCCAGGCATACCG GTGGAGTTGTGTGAGAGTCTGTGA
- the LOC115102108 gene encoding cadherin-like protein 26 isoform X1 produces the protein MGKLSLLQLIVSIMVALALAHDAGNYTMNKREKRELLVRSKRRWVLSTIELVEEDPGPFPKIATQMFNDRTPMLINNYQFRISGTGVTEEPMGVFSIGETDGVVSVHKPIDRETYPFFHINFDIMDKETGNPVDRTLGFDVAIKDINDNEPYFENLVTKASVKESLPEGYLPVPLIVKDRDEANTENSAISLRVLSQEPAEPQINLKQVEGTKMSQLTFTGCFDYDKVKMYKVTVEAKDHGKPALSSTAVVNLHIIDSNTHQPVFKNKTYNTQVMEMESNREILRVAVTDADTPNTPAWRAVYSIVKGNEEGNYKIETDPKTNEGILTVIKGKDFEKTTVTNVEIAVENEEPLFVCGSGGPNSPKTLTAPPQRVNVAVKVIDVNDPPEFDKKVVDVYVKEEEVTGKVLYTPKVTDVDSDVGQIRYELVKDPAGWVTIDNKTGAVTTVKKMDRESPHVNKDNIYTILIHAIDDGKPPATATGTILVHLGDINDNIPSLVEKELVMCGNKVIVPVEDKDKPPFGCPCSFSLGVDNGDKTLKSHWKLDPANGMEAGLVSLKTLPYGNYTVPLVILDQQSQEAHDIVQVIVCDCGKGDKCRASLPRSSSLGPAAIGLLLAGLLLLLLLLLFLLLCQCGGKTFTHLPLNLQEEGNQTLIKYNEEAGGSACKGEPMLILTPTTPNREVIDGMKQATPGIPFTQKTNEMTQETNEMYRTPGRTIVTQVSSSGEGGFSGGGTFQRMGEANGTLRSQVGRGMYQTTSRNNTMRSNSSRYSRSFGLLSNQHISEHIDRKLHIIGDEVDYQPYGYGYEGTGSKCQSLDELSLNNLDDNLEFLGDLGSKFNTLGGICRQDMQERNIRL, from the exons GTCTCAATCATGGTTGCATTAGCACTGGCACACGATGCTGGCAACTATACAATGAACAAGCGGGAAAAGCGG GAGCTGCTGGTGCGTTCCAAAAGAAGGTGGGTCCTGTCCACCATTGAGCTAGTGGAGGAGGACCCTGGACCTTTTCCCAAGATAGCCACACAG ATGTTCAACGATAGAACACCAATGCTCATAAACAACTACCAGTTCCGTATAAGTGGAACCGGAGTGACCGAGGAACCGATGGGCGTGTTCTCCATCGGCGAAACGGACGGAGTGGTTTCTGTACACAAGCCCATCGACAGGGAGACATACCCCTTCTTTCAC ATTAATTTTGACATCATGGACAAGGAGACTGGTAATCCCGTGGACAGGACTCTGGGGTTCGACGTGGCGATTAAGGACATCAATGACAATGAGCCTTACTTTGAGAACCTTGTCACGAAAGCCAGTGTGAAAGAAAGTTTACCAGAGG GCTATCTGCCAGTGCCTCTGATAGTCAAGGACAGGGATGAGGCGAACACAGAGAACTCCGCCATCAGTTTAAGGGTGTTGTCTCAGGAGCCAGCTGAGCCCCAGATCAACTTGAAGCAGGTGGAGGGCACCAAGATGAGCCAGCTCACCTTCACCGGCTGCTTCGACTACGAC AAAGTAAAGATGTATAAAGTGACTGTTGAAGCTAAGGATCATGGGAAACCAGCCCTGTCCTCAACTGCAGTGGTCAACCTCCACATAATAGACTCCAACACTCACCAGCCAGTGTTCAAAAACAAGACT TACAATACTCAGGTTATGGAGATGGAGTCCAATAGGGAGATACTCCGAGTGGCTGTGACTGACGCAGACACCCCCAACACTCCCGCATGGCGGGCTGTTTACTCCATTGTGAAGGGGAACGAGGAAGGGAACTATAAGATTGAGACCGACCCCAAGACCAACGAGGGTATACTGACTGTCATCAAG GGGAAGGATTTTGAGAAGACGACGGTGACCAATGTGGAGATCGCCGTGGAGAACGAGgagcctctgtttgtgtgtggctcAGGAGGGCCCAACTCCCCTAAAACCCTGACCGCGCCCCCCCAGAGAGTGAACGTGGCGGTGAAGGTGATTGACGTGAACGACCCCCCGGAGTTTGACAAAAAGGTGGTAGACGTGTacgtgaaggaggaggaggtgacagGGAAGGTGCTGTACACGCCCAAGGTCACTGACGTTGACTCAGATGTGGGACAAATCAG GTATGAGTTAGTTAAGGACCCAGCAGGCTGGGTCACCATAGATAACAAGACAGGAGCGGTTACCACAGTGAAGAAGATGGACCGGGAGTCACCTCACGTCAACAAAGACAACATATACACTATCCTAATCCATGCCATAGATGACG GCAAACCTCCTGCCACAGCTACAGGCACCATTCTGGTTCACCTGGGGGATATCAATGATAACATACCCTCTTTGGTGGAGAAGGAGCTGGTCATGTGTGGTAATAAAGTGATTGTGCCAGTAGAAGACAAGGACAAACCTCCCTTTGGATGCCCATGTTCCTTCTCCCTGGGAGTGGACAATGGAGACAAAACACTGAAGAGCCACTGGAAACTGGACCCTGCCAATG GTATGGAGGCGGGTCTGGTCAGTCTGAAGACCCTGCCGTACGGTAACTACACGGTGCCTCTGGTGATCCTCGACCAGCAAAGCCAGGAGGCACATGACATTGTCCAGGTGATAGTGTGTGACTGTGGGAAAGGAGACAAGTGTAGAGCCTCTCTCCCCCGGAGCTCTAGCCTGGGCCCTGCCGCTATAGGACTGCTGCTGGCTGGACTGCTGCTCCTCTTAC TGCTACTGCTTTTCCTCCTGCTGTGTCAGTGTGGCGGTAAGACGTTCACACACCTCCCCCTCAACCTGCAAGAAGAGGGCAACCAGACTCTCATCAAATACAACGAGGAGGCAGGGGGCAGTGCATGCAAG GGTGAGCCCATGTTGATCCTGACCCCTACCACTCCTAACAGGGAGGTGATAGATGGAATGAAGCAGGCCACCCCAGGCATACCG TTTACTCAGAAGACTAATGAGATGACCCAAGAGACCAATGAGATGTACAGAACCCCAGGGAGGACCATT gtCACCCAGGTGTCCtcgtcaggagagggagggttcTCAGGAGGGGGAACATTCCAGAGAATGGGCGAGGCCAACGGAACTCTGAGAAGCCAGGTTGGGCGGGGCATG TACCAGACTACAAGCAGGAACAATACCATGAGG aGTAACTCTTCGAGGTATTCCCGGTCCTTCGGCTTGCTGTCAAACCAGCACATTTCAGAGCACATAGACCGG AAGCTGCATATTATTGGAGACGAGGTGGACTACCAACCCTATGGGTATGGCTACGAGGGGACAGGCAGCAAGTGCCAGTCACTGGACGAGCTCTCGCTAAACAATCTAGATGACAACCTGGAGTTCCTGGGGGACCTGGGGTCAAAGTTCAACACCTTGGGGGGCATCTGTCGGCAGGACATGCAGGAGAGGAACATCAGGCTgtag